From a region of the Gemmatimonas sp. genome:
- a CDS encoding serine hydrolase, translating to MSAVLRFGYRVLSGTALVGGLTSPALAQKKGAVAPPYVPPAGAWERRSPSAMGMDSVKLADAIAYAIEKESKTPRDLELNHYQTFGREPFGAAIGPLAPRGGATGVILRKGYVVATWGDPNAVEITNSVTKSFLSTVVGLAFDAGRIRSVDDTVSQVMPPILRAYPNGTGLGADWPGDAKWLRPFDSPHNKRLTWDHLLRQVSDWEGTLWGKPEWADRPAQQVNTWTTRPRVEPGSAYEYNDTRVNVLALAALQVWREPLPDILRDKIMEPIGASNTWRWYGYDNSWIVLDGKLVQSVSGGGHWGGGMMINAWDLARFGLLTQRRGVWGGKQLLSEAWVTKALTPTPAQPTYGYMNWFVNTDRKYVPAAPTQAFVHVGAGNNIIYVDPVNDVVAVVRWIDTNASVNGFVERLLGSLAAAK from the coding sequence ATGAGCGCAGTTCTGCGTTTTGGGTATCGGGTTTTGAGTGGGACGGCGCTGGTGGGGGGACTGACCTCACCGGCGTTGGCGCAGAAGAAGGGCGCGGTGGCGCCGCCGTATGTACCGCCGGCGGGGGCGTGGGAACGTCGCTCGCCAAGTGCGATGGGCATGGATTCGGTGAAGCTCGCCGACGCCATTGCGTACGCCATCGAGAAGGAGAGCAAGACGCCGCGCGATCTCGAGCTCAATCACTACCAGACGTTTGGTCGCGAGCCCTTCGGGGCCGCGATCGGACCGCTGGCGCCGCGCGGTGGCGCCACGGGCGTGATTCTGCGTAAAGGCTACGTGGTGGCCACCTGGGGAGATCCGAACGCGGTCGAGATCACCAACAGTGTGACCAAGAGTTTCCTGAGCACCGTGGTGGGGCTCGCCTTCGACGCGGGGCGCATTCGCAGTGTGGACGACACGGTATCACAAGTGATGCCTCCGATCCTGCGCGCGTATCCCAACGGCACCGGACTCGGCGCCGACTGGCCGGGTGACGCCAAGTGGCTGCGTCCGTTCGACAGTCCGCACAACAAGCGCCTGACCTGGGATCACCTGTTACGGCAGGTAAGCGACTGGGAAGGCACGCTGTGGGGCAAGCCCGAGTGGGCCGACCGTCCGGCGCAGCAGGTGAACACGTGGACTACACGTCCGCGCGTGGAGCCGGGTTCGGCGTACGAGTACAACGACACGCGCGTGAATGTGCTCGCACTGGCGGCGTTGCAGGTGTGGCGTGAGCCGCTGCCGGACATTCTGCGTGACAAAATCATGGAGCCGATCGGCGCGTCGAACACATGGCGCTGGTACGGCTACGACAACTCGTGGATCGTGCTCGACGGCAAGTTGGTGCAATCGGTGAGCGGTGGCGGCCACTGGGGCGGCGGCATGATGATCAACGCCTGGGACCTGGCACGCTTTGGCTTGCTCACGCAGCGTCGTGGCGTGTGGGGTGGCAAGCAGCTGCTCTCCGAAGCGTGGGTGACGAAAGCGCTCACGCCCACCCCGGCGCAGCCCACATACGGCTACATGAACTGGTTCGTGAATACCGACCGGAAGTACGTGCCGGCGGCGCCGACGCAGGCATTCGTGCATGTGGGAGCCGGGAATAACATCATCTACGTGGATCCGGTGAACGACGTGGTCGCCGTGGTCCGCTGGATCGACACGAATGCGTCGGTGAACGGGTTTGTGGAGCGCCTGCTGGGTTCGCTGGCAGCGGCGAAGTAA
- a CDS encoding hemolysin III family protein: MHTDRFVSLREELANAVTHGVGLVLSLIGMPILILAAMNRGERATVIGASVFGATLIALYAASTLYHAIPHPTLKQKLRVVDHAAIYLLIAGTYTPFTLGVLRGTWGWTLFGIVWTLAALGVLFKVVFGSGAMAKLSTAIYVAMGWVIIIAIKPLMASMEHAGLMLLVAGGLCYTGGVIFYVDRRRAWTHPVWHLFVMGGSICHYFAVLWYAAPAR, from the coding sequence ATGCACACGGATCGATTCGTCAGCCTCCGCGAGGAGTTGGCCAATGCCGTCACGCACGGCGTTGGTCTGGTGCTCAGTCTCATCGGGATGCCCATCCTGATCCTCGCCGCGATGAATCGCGGCGAACGCGCCACGGTGATCGGCGCCAGCGTGTTCGGCGCCACGCTGATCGCCCTCTATGCGGCGAGTACGCTGTATCACGCGATCCCGCACCCCACGCTCAAGCAGAAGCTGCGCGTGGTCGATCACGCCGCGATCTACCTGCTCATTGCCGGCACGTACACGCCATTCACGCTTGGCGTACTGCGCGGCACTTGGGGCTGGACGCTGTTCGGCATCGTGTGGACGCTCGCCGCGCTCGGTGTGTTGTTCAAGGTGGTGTTCGGCAGCGGCGCGATGGCGAAGTTGTCCACGGCGATCTACGTGGCGATGGGCTGGGTGATCATCATCGCGATCAAACCGCTGATGGCCTCCATGGAGCACGCGGGATTGATGCTGCTGGTGGCCGGAGGGCTCTGCTACACGGGCGGTGTGATCTTCTATGTGGACCGCCGCCGCGCCTGGACGCATCCGGTGTGGCATCTGTTCGTCATGGGTGGCAGCATCTGCCATTATTTCGCGGTGCTCTGGTACGCCGCTCCTGCGCGATAA
- the pdeM gene encoding ligase-associated DNA damage response endonuclease PdeM: MRGHLIPSGAVTHIVGGERLVLLPDRALWLPERGIVVVADLHWGKAAAFRAAFVPVPTGTTASDLARLSRVLHDTAATHLVVLGDLLHARAGRHADTLATIGVWREVHAEVAITLVRGNHDAHAGDPPASLGIVCVDAPFAIGPFIGVHEPVEHAGGYVLAGHLHPCVSVFGRGRQHARLATFVFGPRVGVLPAFSSFTGSGMYERSEQDTLFVIAERDVIAL; the protein is encoded by the coding sequence GTGAGGGGGCATCTCATACCGTCCGGCGCCGTCACGCATATCGTAGGCGGCGAGCGGCTCGTGCTCTTGCCCGATCGCGCGCTCTGGCTCCCCGAGCGCGGCATCGTCGTGGTCGCCGATCTCCACTGGGGTAAGGCGGCGGCGTTTCGGGCCGCGTTCGTGCCGGTGCCCACGGGCACCACGGCCAGCGACCTGGCGCGATTGTCTCGCGTGCTGCACGATACGGCGGCAACCCATCTGGTCGTGCTGGGTGATCTGCTGCACGCACGCGCCGGACGCCATGCTGATACACTGGCCACGATCGGCGTATGGCGCGAGGTGCATGCGGAGGTCGCGATCACATTGGTGCGTGGTAATCACGATGCGCATGCCGGCGATCCACCGGCTTCGTTGGGTATTGTCTGCGTGGATGCGCCGTTTGCCATCGGACCATTCATCGGCGTGCACGAGCCGGTAGAGCACGCGGGCGGCTACGTGCTGGCGGGACATTTGCACCCGTGCGTCTCGGTGTTCGGCCGCGGCCGTCAGCACGCGCGCCTCGCCACGTTCGTGTTCGGTCCCCGCGTCGGGGTGCTGCCGGCTTTCTCCAGCTTTACCGGTTCTGGCATGTACGAGCGGTCGGAGCAGGACACGCTGTTCGTGATCGCCGAACGCGACGTGATCGCGCTGTAA
- a CDS encoding ligase-associated DNA damage response DEXH box helicase, whose product MSDAVARLEQWFGTRGWSPFAFQREVWSAYASGESGLIHAATGTGKTYAAWMGPVLEALAEHEVPRTLRRRADGAPLRVLWITPLRALAADTEQALREPIEAMGLPWTVESRTGDTTAARRARQRDRLPSALVTTPESLSLLLCRKDHEAIFSDLRCIVVDEWHELLSTKRGAQVELALARLRRICPQLRTWGVSATLGNLDTAADTLLGYRADGAPHARRLVRGIVPKDTQVEALTPDTIDRFPWAGHLNTKLLPEVMQRLEAAQSAIVFTNTRSQCEIWFQSIIAANPAWFEFTAIHHGSLSRTQREDVEDGLKTGRYRVVVATSSLDLGVDFSPVDLVMQIGSPKGVARLMQRAGRSGHSPGRVSRILCVPTHAFELVEVAAARDAMRAGAIESREPLDRPLDLLAQHLVTLALGGGFTRDDVLLELRSTRAYRRLTEVELDWVIDFVTRGGNALKAYPEYARVQLVGDRYMVTDRRVAMRHVLNIGTIVSDAAIAVRYLKGGRLGTVEESFVSRLAPGDKFIFAGTPLEFVRLRDLTAWVRKAKGITGAIPRWQGARMPLSTELSHAVRAKLEEARQGVYSDPEMQAVQPVLTLQAERSIIPRPDELLIERCETRDGHHLFVYPFEGRLVHEGLAALFAYRMAQLTPISFSFSCNDYGFELLTADAAPLEEALESGLLATEHLLHDITHSLNAAELARRQFREIARVAGLIFGGYPGQSKSVKQMQASSGLLYDVFVNYDPENLLVQQARREVLERQLESSRLGRVLQRLSESIVRVIDVERPTPLAFPLLVDSTRSRVTSEKLADRVRRMTVAAEKSTRSGTSMTFRAHAGRATKVVT is encoded by the coding sequence GTGAGTGACGCAGTAGCACGGCTCGAGCAGTGGTTTGGCACGCGTGGATGGAGTCCGTTTGCCTTTCAGCGTGAAGTGTGGAGCGCCTACGCCAGCGGCGAGTCGGGACTCATTCACGCCGCCACCGGCACCGGCAAAACGTACGCCGCCTGGATGGGACCCGTACTCGAAGCGCTGGCCGAGCACGAAGTGCCGCGCACCCTGCGTCGTCGTGCCGACGGCGCGCCATTGCGGGTACTCTGGATCACGCCGCTGCGGGCGCTCGCGGCCGATACCGAGCAGGCATTGCGTGAGCCGATTGAAGCGATGGGCCTGCCGTGGACCGTCGAATCGCGCACTGGTGATACGACCGCCGCTCGACGCGCGCGACAGCGCGACCGGTTGCCGTCAGCGCTCGTGACCACGCCAGAGTCGCTCTCACTGCTGCTCTGTCGCAAGGATCACGAGGCGATATTCTCCGACCTGCGCTGCATTGTGGTCGACGAGTGGCACGAGCTGCTCTCCACCAAACGCGGCGCGCAGGTGGAGTTGGCGCTGGCGCGCCTGCGACGCATCTGTCCCCAGCTCCGCACGTGGGGTGTGTCGGCCACGTTGGGCAATCTCGACACCGCAGCCGACACGCTGCTGGGCTACCGTGCCGACGGCGCCCCACACGCGCGACGACTCGTGCGTGGCATCGTGCCGAAAGACACCCAGGTCGAGGCGCTCACCCCGGACACCATCGACCGGTTTCCGTGGGCGGGGCACCTCAACACCAAGCTGTTGCCCGAGGTCATGCAGCGCCTCGAGGCCGCACAGAGTGCGATCGTGTTCACCAACACACGCTCGCAATGTGAGATCTGGTTTCAATCCATCATCGCGGCCAATCCGGCGTGGTTCGAGTTCACCGCGATTCATCACGGTTCGCTCTCACGCACGCAGCGGGAGGACGTGGAAGACGGACTCAAGACGGGGCGCTATCGCGTGGTAGTGGCCACCAGCTCGCTGGATCTTGGCGTGGACTTCTCACCGGTCGACCTCGTCATGCAGATCGGCAGCCCCAAAGGCGTCGCACGCCTGATGCAGCGGGCCGGTCGGTCGGGGCATTCACCGGGGCGCGTGTCGCGCATTCTGTGCGTGCCCACGCATGCGTTCGAGCTGGTGGAAGTGGCCGCCGCCCGTGACGCCATGCGCGCCGGCGCGATCGAGAGTCGTGAACCGCTCGATCGTCCACTCGATCTCCTGGCGCAGCATCTGGTCACGCTCGCGCTGGGTGGAGGGTTCACCCGTGACGACGTGCTGTTGGAGCTGCGTTCCACACGAGCCTATCGCCGCCTCACCGAGGTGGAGCTGGATTGGGTCATCGACTTCGTGACGCGCGGCGGTAATGCCCTGAAGGCCTATCCCGAGTATGCGCGCGTACAACTGGTGGGGGATCGCTACATGGTGACCGATCGCCGTGTCGCAATGCGACATGTGCTGAACATCGGCACCATCGTCAGTGACGCCGCCATCGCCGTGCGCTATCTCAAGGGCGGCCGACTCGGCACGGTGGAAGAGTCGTTCGTGTCTCGTCTCGCCCCGGGCGACAAGTTCATTTTCGCCGGCACACCGCTGGAGTTCGTGCGGCTGCGCGATCTCACGGCATGGGTACGCAAGGCGAAGGGCATCACCGGGGCGATTCCGCGCTGGCAGGGCGCCCGCATGCCACTCAGCACCGAGCTCTCGCACGCGGTACGGGCGAAGCTCGAGGAGGCGCGACAGGGCGTGTACAGCGATCCCGAGATGCAGGCGGTCCAGCCGGTACTCACGCTGCAGGCCGAGCGCAGCATCATTCCGCGGCCGGATGAGCTGCTCATCGAGCGCTGCGAAACCCGCGACGGTCATCACCTGTTCGTGTATCCGTTCGAAGGCCGCTTGGTGCACGAGGGACTCGCCGCGCTGTTTGCGTATCGCATGGCGCAGCTGACGCCAATCTCGTTCTCGTTCTCCTGTAACGATTATGGATTCGAGCTGCTCACCGCCGACGCCGCGCCGCTGGAAGAGGCATTGGAGTCGGGCTTACTGGCGACGGAGCACCTGCTGCACGATATCACGCACAGCCTCAATGCCGCTGAGCTGGCCCGACGGCAGTTCCGGGAGATCGCTCGGGTTGCCGGCTTGATTTTCGGAGGCTATCCGGGGCAGTCGAAATCGGTCAAGCAGATGCAGGCGTCGAGTGGATTGTTGTACGATGTGTTCGTGAACTACGATCCCGAGAACCTGTTGGTGCAGCAGGCCCGTCGTGAGGTGCTCGAGCGGCAGCTCGAATCGAGCCGCTTGGGCCGTGTGCTGCAGCGCCTGTCGGAAAGCATCGTGCGCGTGATCGATGTCGAGCGTCCGACGCCGCTCGCCTTTCCGCTGTTGGTCGACTCTACGCGGTCGCGTGTGACCTCGGAGAAGCTGGCGGATCGGGTGCGCCGCATGACGGTCGCGGCCGAGAAGTCGACACGATCGGGCACGTCGATGACATTCCGCGCGCATGCGGGCCGTGCCACGAAGGTGGTGACGTGA
- a CDS encoding ATP-dependent DNA ligase, whose protein sequence is MRQFAALYDTIDATTATSEKVAALVAYFNAAAAPDAAWAVAFLLGRRPKRLVRAPDLRAWAAQAADVPAWLFEECYAQAGDLAETISLLVPESDANDAHTLAWWVEERLLPLARMDSDVQRDALRHAWEALNGTSRFLFNKLLTGSFRVGVSDGLVVRALAQVSGINAETIAHRLMGQWEPSAAWFTQLVATETTDADWSRPYPFYLAYPLEAELESLGAPDDWQLEWKWDGIRAQLVRRRGRTFLWSRGEELLADRFPEVEASATWLPDGTVLDGELLAWRDGKPLPFSELQRRIGRKTVGKKLLADVPCHLLVYDCLEADGVDVRDRPMRDRRALAVSIVSRLPGGASMGMSPVLDVSSWSAARDARERSRDMQAEGLMLKRRVSPYGVGRKVGDWWKWKVNPLTVDAVLVYAQAGHGRRAGLFTDYTFAIWDGDALVPFAKAYSGLTDAEIREVDAFVRRNTLEKFGPVRTVKPELVFELAFEGIQRSTRHKSGIAVRFPRMARWRRDKPASEADTLDTVKALLNSEPAGE, encoded by the coding sequence ATGAGACAGTTCGCCGCGCTGTACGATACGATTGACGCCACGACGGCGACCAGCGAGAAGGTTGCTGCACTCGTGGCGTACTTCAACGCCGCCGCCGCGCCGGATGCCGCCTGGGCCGTCGCGTTTCTGTTGGGTCGCAGACCAAAACGACTGGTACGCGCCCCCGACTTGCGCGCCTGGGCGGCCCAGGCCGCCGATGTACCGGCGTGGCTGTTCGAAGAGTGCTACGCGCAAGCCGGCGACCTGGCCGAAACGATTTCGCTGTTGGTGCCCGAGAGCGACGCCAACGACGCGCATACGCTTGCTTGGTGGGTGGAAGAGCGGCTGCTACCACTCGCCCGGATGGACAGCGATGTGCAACGCGACGCGTTGCGGCACGCGTGGGAGGCGCTCAACGGCACCTCGCGCTTTCTCTTCAACAAACTGCTCACGGGATCATTTCGCGTCGGCGTGTCCGACGGTCTCGTAGTGCGCGCGCTCGCCCAGGTGAGCGGGATCAACGCCGAGACCATCGCGCATCGTCTCATGGGACAATGGGAGCCGAGCGCGGCGTGGTTCACGCAGCTGGTCGCCACTGAAACCACTGACGCCGACTGGAGTCGACCCTACCCGTTCTACCTCGCGTATCCGCTTGAGGCCGAGCTCGAATCACTGGGCGCGCCCGACGACTGGCAGCTGGAGTGGAAGTGGGACGGGATTCGCGCACAGCTTGTACGGCGTCGTGGGCGCACCTTCTTGTGGAGCCGCGGCGAGGAGCTGCTGGCCGATCGCTTTCCCGAAGTCGAAGCGAGCGCCACGTGGTTGCCTGATGGCACTGTGCTCGACGGCGAACTCTTGGCCTGGCGTGACGGCAAGCCGCTGCCGTTCAGTGAACTGCAACGGCGCATCGGCCGCAAGACGGTGGGCAAGAAACTCTTGGCCGACGTGCCCTGCCATCTGCTCGTGTACGACTGCCTCGAGGCGGATGGCGTCGATGTGCGTGACCGGCCCATGCGTGATCGCCGCGCGCTGGCCGTGTCCATCGTCTCGCGACTTCCCGGTGGTGCGTCGATGGGAATGTCGCCGGTACTCGACGTGTCGTCGTGGAGTGCCGCACGCGACGCCCGCGAACGTTCGCGCGACATGCAGGCCGAAGGACTCATGCTGAAGCGTCGCGTGTCGCCCTATGGCGTCGGTCGCAAGGTCGGGGACTGGTGGAAGTGGAAGGTGAATCCACTCACGGTCGATGCGGTATTGGTATATGCGCAGGCGGGACACGGTCGGCGCGCCGGACTCTTTACCGACTACACGTTCGCTATCTGGGACGGTGACGCGCTCGTGCCCTTTGCGAAGGCGTATTCAGGACTCACCGACGCCGAGATCCGCGAGGTGGACGCCTTCGTGCGTCGCAACACGCTCGAGAAGTTCGGACCGGTACGCACCGTAAAGCCGGAGCTCGTGTTCGAACTGGCCTTCGAGGGCATTCAGCGCAGCACGCGCCACAAGAGTGGCATCGCGGTGCGCTTTCCGCGCATGGCGCGGTGGCGTCGTGACAAACCGGCCAGCGAGGCGGATACGCTGGACACGGTCAAGGCACTGCTCAACTCGGAGCCCGCCGGTGAGTGA
- a CDS encoding ligase-associated DNA damage response exonuclease, translating into MSLLTETARGLYCAAADCYIDPWAPVPRALITHAHGDHLTWGCERYLVARDGEGVSRERLGAWSAGLESIAYGETRDINGVTVSFHPAGHILGSAQIRLAYRGEVWVVSGDYKTDPDPTCAAWEPVRCHTFITESTFGLPIYRWPNQQRVFADINTWWTQNANDGHVSLLYGYALGKAQRMLAGLDPSIGPILTHGAVERMTQVYRDGGIAMPSTLYALTATKASATSRAIVVAPPSADGSAWARRFGSTRAAFASGWMQVRGARRRRGVDTGFTLSDHVDWPQLLSAISATGAERVWVTHGFTGPVVKWLTDHGLDARAIATRYEGERDDVTVDTAS; encoded by the coding sequence ATGTCCCTGCTCACCGAGACCGCGCGCGGACTCTACTGTGCCGCCGCCGATTGCTATATCGACCCGTGGGCTCCCGTGCCGCGCGCGCTCATCACGCATGCGCACGGCGATCACCTCACGTGGGGATGTGAGCGCTACCTCGTGGCGCGCGATGGCGAAGGTGTCTCCCGTGAACGACTCGGCGCATGGTCGGCCGGCCTCGAATCGATTGCCTATGGCGAGACGCGTGACATCAACGGCGTCACCGTGTCGTTTCACCCAGCCGGACACATCCTGGGCTCGGCCCAGATCCGCCTCGCGTATCGCGGCGAGGTCTGGGTGGTGTCCGGCGATTACAAGACCGACCCCGATCCCACCTGCGCCGCGTGGGAGCCCGTCCGCTGTCACACGTTCATCACGGAAAGTACGTTCGGCCTACCGATCTACCGTTGGCCGAACCAGCAACGGGTGTTCGCCGACATCAACACGTGGTGGACCCAGAACGCGAATGACGGACATGTGTCGTTGCTGTACGGCTACGCACTCGGCAAGGCACAGCGCATGCTGGCCGGTCTCGACCCCTCCATCGGACCGATCCTCACGCACGGCGCCGTGGAGCGTATGACGCAGGTGTACCGCGACGGCGGCATCGCGATGCCCAGCACGCTGTATGCGCTCACGGCCACGAAAGCATCGGCCACATCGCGAGCGATCGTAGTGGCGCCCCCGAGCGCCGACGGATCGGCCTGGGCGCGTCGCTTCGGCAGCACGCGCGCCGCCTTTGCCAGCGGCTGGATGCAAGTGCGCGGAGCGCGACGACGACGCGGAGTCGACACGGGCTTTACCCTCAGTGACCACGTGGATTGGCCGCAGTTGCTCAGCGCGATCAGCGCCACCGGCGCCGAGCGGGTCTGGGTCACGCATGGCTTCACCGGTCCCGTGGTGAAGTGGCTCACCGACCACGGTCTCGATGCGCGGGCCATCGCGACGCGCTACGAGGGCGAGCGCGATGACGTCACGGTGGATACAGCGTCATGA
- a CDS encoding CHAT domain-containing protein: protein MPTVLALAVLAGAVDALSPRVLRAQRATFASDPARLVREVVREADTAGVLAAEQRWRPRVRGDRYMTALLDGSLARLRYRSDEATRQYRVAQSDSLSRTGAYAMMGLASVSGQRSQYTEALSLYRRAARRMAQLGDSAGQVEAMLGESMTVLRTAGIEPAKQLFRDAAVLLPAGDAWLRARQRCLLLQVQVRASEVITDSSWQLALNDAKPQGPRVYADCLFAQAQYLDGRGNRQQVGIVLDTLASVQRRAGLMPGLAATLQWRGTTFIVGGYYLAARRRLRESLDVARQSESRGGEAWAMLNLGQIAQRTGAVGDAGRMLTEARAILLEIGDRTGLAFADRFIAEGMLLRGDLVAADSAFRAMASHSDAVAPTANVEVLLTRADIARREGQLALSGQLLNMADSLASARNYTGNTTNRAYQRGLLALEHGDAATALAIWRALLGVRGMRGPNRFEVESRIAEAEASTGALDAAWRDFSQAQATIDGWRATRTRREDQLAALADRHLDWDLDLGLATLVSHFAVAHRDAEALSIAEWRRVRSREQQALQRGVLAVDGTRVVGVAVRAFDSLAVDPLRISALARARLARTHAVVSYIVGRGGEPTTAFVLTRDTLVSVRMAPIDSLASRIERFSAFLQAGRLMAPLSRELAAALIDPVVRALPSHITRVVLVPDGALHRLPFVALTHPAGGAFIEHYEVAVAPSVEDALGGAVGVPRFQRDGRDAYRAVVVGAPATMPMMPGTTSSWSALPGAREEARQVSGMLRGGELLDGRGATRDRISTRLGAGGQILHIASHAVADPSSFDGSGIVVQATSTHDGLFDLGDFSAQPLPFDLVVFSACASGDGVMLSGQALHGLVSTALDAGARGVLATRWRVDDAAIGPYMDAFYRAQFAGRDVVSSLHAVRTAALRHGASPAIWANLEYFGDPTLQLTLQARPASVWGRWSSAVQRWFSRVD from the coding sequence GTGCCGACGGTGCTGGCGCTCGCCGTGCTGGCGGGTGCCGTCGACGCGTTGTCTCCCCGCGTGCTGCGGGCACAGCGCGCTACGTTCGCGTCCGACCCGGCGCGGCTCGTACGCGAGGTCGTGCGCGAAGCGGACACCGCGGGCGTGCTGGCGGCGGAACAGCGCTGGCGGCCGCGGGTGCGTGGCGATCGGTACATGACCGCGCTGCTCGATGGTTCTCTGGCACGGCTGCGTTATCGCAGTGACGAAGCGACGCGACAGTATCGCGTGGCGCAGTCGGACTCACTGAGTCGCACCGGTGCCTACGCGATGATGGGCTTGGCCTCGGTGAGCGGACAGCGCTCACAGTACACGGAGGCGCTCTCGTTGTACCGGCGGGCGGCGCGGCGCATGGCCCAACTCGGTGATTCGGCCGGCCAGGTCGAAGCCATGCTCGGTGAGTCGATGACCGTGTTGCGGACCGCCGGCATTGAACCGGCGAAGCAGCTCTTTCGCGACGCGGCTGTGCTGCTCCCCGCTGGCGATGCCTGGTTGCGGGCCCGGCAGCGATGCCTGCTCCTCCAGGTCCAGGTGCGCGCGAGCGAAGTGATTACCGACAGCAGTTGGCAATTGGCGCTCAACGACGCGAAGCCGCAGGGCCCGCGGGTGTACGCCGACTGCCTCTTTGCGCAGGCGCAGTATCTCGACGGGCGCGGAAATCGCCAGCAGGTCGGCATCGTACTCGATACACTTGCCAGCGTACAGCGCCGGGCTGGGCTAATGCCGGGGCTAGCGGCCACGCTGCAGTGGAGAGGCACGACTTTTATTGTCGGCGGCTATTACTTGGCGGCTCGAAGACGACTGCGAGAGTCGCTCGATGTCGCGCGACAGAGTGAGAGTCGCGGCGGTGAAGCGTGGGCGATGCTGAATCTCGGGCAGATTGCGCAGCGCACCGGTGCGGTGGGCGACGCCGGCCGCATGCTGACCGAAGCACGAGCGATACTGCTCGAGATCGGTGACCGAACCGGGCTGGCGTTTGCCGACCGGTTCATCGCCGAGGGCATGCTGCTGCGAGGGGATCTGGTCGCCGCCGATTCGGCATTCCGTGCGATGGCGTCGCACAGCGATGCGGTTGCTCCAACGGCGAACGTCGAAGTGCTGTTGACACGCGCCGACATCGCGCGTCGTGAAGGGCAGCTCGCACTGAGCGGTCAGCTGCTGAATATGGCGGACTCGTTGGCGTCTGCGCGCAACTACACAGGGAATACAACCAATCGTGCCTACCAGCGTGGGCTTTTGGCACTCGAGCACGGCGATGCGGCGACCGCCCTCGCGATCTGGCGCGCGCTGCTTGGCGTGCGCGGTATGCGCGGTCCGAACAGATTCGAAGTAGAGAGTCGGATCGCCGAGGCGGAAGCCTCGACGGGCGCGCTCGACGCGGCCTGGCGTGACTTCAGCCAAGCGCAGGCGACGATCGACGGCTGGCGCGCGACGCGGACGCGACGCGAAGATCAGTTAGCCGCGCTCGCCGACCGACATCTCGATTGGGATCTCGATCTCGGTCTGGCGACCCTCGTGTCGCACTTTGCGGTCGCGCACCGGGATGCCGAAGCGTTATCCATCGCTGAGTGGCGTCGGGTTCGGAGCCGCGAGCAGCAGGCGCTGCAGCGCGGCGTCCTCGCGGTCGACGGGACGCGTGTCGTCGGTGTGGCAGTTCGTGCGTTCGACTCGCTTGCGGTCGATCCGCTCCGCATTTCAGCGTTGGCGCGCGCAAGGCTCGCTCGAACGCATGCCGTCGTGAGCTACATCGTGGGTCGTGGCGGCGAGCCCACCACCGCGTTCGTGCTGACGCGTGACACGCTGGTCAGCGTTCGCATGGCGCCGATCGATTCGTTGGCGTCGCGCATCGAGCGCTTCAGTGCCTTCCTGCAGGCGGGTCGGTTGATGGCGCCACTCTCGCGCGAGCTAGCGGCCGCGCTGATCGATCCGGTCGTGCGTGCGCTCCCGTCACATATCACGCGCGTGGTGCTGGTCCCTGACGGCGCGCTACATCGTCTGCCGTTTGTCGCGCTGACCCATCCCGCGGGTGGCGCCTTCATCGAGCACTACGAAGTGGCGGTTGCGCCGTCGGTAGAGGATGCGCTCGGTGGTGCGGTCGGCGTGCCGCGTTTCCAACGCGATGGCCGCGACGCCTATCGCGCCGTGGTGGTCGGAGCGCCGGCGACGATGCCGATGATGCCCGGTACCACGTCGTCGTGGTCGGCGCTTCCGGGCGCGCGCGAGGAAGCGCGTCAGGTATCGGGCATGCTGCGTGGCGGCGAACTGCTCGACGGTCGGGGCGCGACGCGCGATCGGATCTCAACGCGACTCGGCGCCGGTGGACAGATCCTCCATATCGCCAGTCACGCCGTAGCCGATCCCTCGTCGTTTGACGGCAGCGGTATCGTGGTGCAAGCGACGTCCACCCATGACGGGCTATTCGATCTCGGTGACTTCTCGGCGCAACCGTTGCCGTTCGACTTAGTCGTCTTTTCGGCCTGCGCGAGCGGTGACGGCGTGATGTTGAGCGGCCAGGCGCTCCATGGCCTCGTGAGCACGGCGCTGGATGCGGGAGCGCGCGGCGTGCTGGCCACGCGGTGGCGGGTCGACGACGCGGCGATCGGGCCCTACATGGACGCGTTCTATCGCGCGCAGTTCGCCGGACGCGACGTGGTCTCGTCGCTGCACGCCGTTCGCACGGCAGCGCTACGCCACGGGGCCTCACCGGCCATCTGGGCGAATCTCGAGTACTTCGGCGATCCGACGCTGCAGCTGACGCTGCAGGCGCGCCCCGCCAGTGTATGGGGGCGATGGAGCAGTGCCGTCCAGCGCTGGTTCTCGCGCGTCGACTAA